Proteins encoded in a region of the Cytobacillus pseudoceanisediminis genome:
- a CDS encoding YfhE family protein, giving the protein MDKKKRDKSKSTLSSMQEVTYSREFKRADKAGGFAGRQSKH; this is encoded by the coding sequence GTGGACAAAAAGAAAAGAGACAAATCCAAAAGCACTTTATCAAGCATGCAGGAAGTAACTTATTCAAGAGAATTCAAAAGAGCTGACAAAGCAGGCGGATTTGCAGGCAGACAGTCAAAACATTAA
- a CDS encoding YfhD family protein produces the protein MGRAHGHKTRDKNKSSLPQVPKNMKSDGIDVEFNRELADHDDLEAMARSKAADQRAKSRQKR, from the coding sequence ATGGGCCGTGCACATGGACATAAAACTCGCGATAAAAACAAATCATCACTTCCACAAGTACCAAAAAACATGAAATCTGACGGCATCGACGTAGAATTTAACCGCGAACTTGCCGATCATGATGATCTCGAGGCAATGGCACGTTCCAAGGCTGCTGATCAGCGGGCAAAGAGCAGACAAAAACGCTAG